Proteins from one Mugil cephalus isolate CIBA_MC_2020 chromosome 15, CIBA_Mcephalus_1.1, whole genome shotgun sequence genomic window:
- the LOC125021647 gene encoding odorant receptor 131-2-like: protein MLNTSQINVSAELQYQGLVTRIMTGTLTSVPCCVFLFINGTMLFILRSKCVFRDTCRFILLYNLLFADTVHMALGQLLYIISLFRIFVTYPACGFLTMLTSLTAVISPLTLVVMSLERYVAVCYPLRHATIITVRNTGVTIVLVWVFCLLNILIRVGLLLEFPFEELESLQMTDFCSDIAMFLGSTSADYDKGFSFFVFVSAALVIVSSYVGVIVAARSASTDKASARKARNTLIMHMVQLGLNLSSKIFYPLFILFSKALTRIVFVRIYNVFYVCFIMFPRCLSTLIYGIRDQTIRPIVMYYFCCRMKVSVTSTQAEK from the coding sequence ATGTTGAACACGTCTCAAATCAACGtgtctgctgagctgcagtATCAGGGGCTGGTGACGAGGATAATGACGGGGACTCTGACTTCAGTTCCATGCTGCGTCTTTCTCTTCATTAACGGGACCATGTTGTTTATTCTGAGGAGTAAATGTGTGTTCAGAGACACCTGCCGCTTCATTCTGCTGTATAACCTCCTGTTTGCAGACACGGTCCACATGGCTCTGGGCCAGTTACTCTACATCATCTCTTTATTCAGAATATTTGTAACGTATCCTGCATGTGGTTTTCTTACCATGCTCACCAGCCTCACTGCTGTGATCTCTCCTCTGACTCTGGTGGTGATGTCTCTGGAGAGGTACGTAGCCGTGTGCTACCCACTCAGACATGCTACCATCATCACGGTCAGAAACACAGGGGTCACCATCGTCCTCGTCTGGGTGTTTTGTTTGCTGAATATTCTCATCCGAGTCGGTTTGCTGTTAGAATTTCCTTTTGAAGAACTGGAGAGTCTTCAGATGACGGACTTCTGCTCGGACATCGCTATGTTTCTGGGCTCCACGTCTGCTGATTATGACAAAGGTTttagtttctttgtgtttgtatcaGCGGCTCTGGTGATCGTTTCCTCTTATGTTGGTGTTATAGTAGCAGCCAGGTCGGCCTCCACCGATAAAGCTTCAGCTCGTAAAGCTCGTAACACCCTGATAATGCACATGGTTCAGCTGGGACTCAACCTGTCGTCCAAAATCTTTTACCCTTTGTTCATACTTTTTTCGAAGGCGTTAACCAGGATAGTTTTTGTGCGTATTTATAAcgttttttatgtgtgttttatcatGTTTCCCAGATGTCTGAGTACTCTCATCTATGGCATCAGAGACCAGACCATCAGACCCATAGTCATGTACTATTTCTGCTGTCGAATGAAAGTCTCCGTCACATCAACGCAGGCTGAGAAGTGA